A genomic stretch from Pochonia chlamydosporia 170 chromosome 4, whole genome shotgun sequence includes:
- a CDS encoding LipA and NB-ARC domain-containing protein (similar to Metarhizium acridum CQMa 102 XP_007813781.1), whose product MGSENRNISRFETTAVYTHPDAKVDIVLVHGLNGNPEKTWTASDGTFWPTDLLPKALKGVQANVLVYGYNADVYSRKNDRSASDNFIHQHAQTLVTSLTLYRKSEGTFQNPIIWVCHSLGGILVKRALLYSNDLRMTHHEDFRSIYVSTFGLIFLGTPHVGSDAATWGLMLQGMADAIMPRKFFESESVLLKTLKKDNETLANINNHFLDIYQRFRIHMVHENHKTDIKGTKITIVDASSASPQLPGVTYYGVEASHSQMCKFGSANAPGFRAVSTDIREWVQEAPALINVRWEAEQQDKATRMRHEIHERMSPFMSPSPAFVTSSPPRRGSDISNISSLSLSDVSSIPSLSLSPSPVPRTFLAAPPRHDGSASPMPTVIVVDDMGEVAEQLYRLRR is encoded by the exons ATG GGCTCTGAGAACCGCAACATATCTCGCTTTGAAACCACAGCCGTCTACACCCATCCAGATGCTAAAGTCGACATTGTCCTCGTTCACGGCCTCAACGGTAATCCCgagaagacatggactgCAAGCGATGGCACCTTCTGGCCAACCGATTTATTACCCAAGGCTCTCAAAGGCGTTCAAGCCAATGTTCTCGTCTACGGATACAACGCCGATGTATACTCTCGCAAGAATGACCGCAGCGCAAGCGACAACttcatccatcaacatgccCAGACACTCGTCACCAGTCTCACCTTGTACCGAAAGAGCGAGGGAACCTTTCAAAACCCCATTATCTGGGTCTGTCACAGCCTCGGCGGCATCTTGGTGAAGCGGGCGCTGCTCTACTCAAACGACCTGCGCATGACACATCACGAAGACTTTCGATCGATATATGTGTCCACCTTTGGTCTCATCTTCCTTGGCACTCCCCACGTTGGCTCAGATGCAGCTACCTGGGGGCTTATGCTACAGGGCATGGCGGATGCCATTATGCCCAGAAAGTTCTTCGAGTCCGAATCCGTACTCCtcaagacgttgaagaaggacaaCGAGACGctggccaacatcaacaaccatTTTCTGGACATCTACCAGCGTTTCAGGATCCACATGGTCCACGAGAACCACAAAACCGACATCAAAGGCACCAA AATCACCATTGTTGACGCCAGCTCAGCGAGCCCCCAACTTCCCGGCGTGACATACTACGGTGTCGAAGCCTCCCACTCCCAAATGTGCAAGTTCGGAAGCGCCAACGCCCCTGGTTTCCGAGCCGTATCTACCGATATTCGCGAATGGGTCCAAGAGGCACCAGCCCTCATCAACGTGCGCTGGGAAGCCGAACAACAAGACAAGGCTACCCGCATGCGACACGAGATTCATGAACGAATGTCTCCATTT ATGTCCCCGTCTCCGGCATTCGTAACTTCATCCCCTCCACGTCGAGGGAGCGACATTTCCAACATTTCATCACTGTCTCTTAGTGATGTGTCGAGTATTCCTTCGCTGTCGCTTTCTCCGTCTCCTGTTCCGAGGACGTTTCTTGCTGCACCTCCTAGACACGATGGCAGTGCGTCCCCGATGCCGACTGTCATTGTGGTGGACGACATGGGGGAGGTTGCCGAGCAGCTGTATAGGCTGAGAAGATGA
- a CDS encoding serpin (serine protease inhibitor) domain-containing protein translates to METGQLIEAINHFTFHLQKQHNWQPICGINVFSCLLMAAYASDGNSRQEFLQALCLGDISIRSAARSLKEFIEDIERAGNLVNANSMWHRPDRRLTAQFQDAMQDFKVVVGAIDRDGIARFIYKATQGLIDPDVSVSSDMALMLYSCFYFKGNWKTPFDGGNTFSSTFYTFQGDSMPCDMMTMSDSFDYLETSTYQALILPYELGDMTVSQPHWAALFVLSKNPTEAGLHEAIAGVTQDPHSWSLVFEPCAPTGMDIYIPKFSLATKSDLIPSLRRMGVSSALHPSLDFWATTPREETWISNIEHMVYLKCDELGTEVAAVTECSAEDGLDEGNVHFMLDRPFWMAVFDRVSEVVLCSGVVQDVGGIDRATENYPS, encoded by the coding sequence ATGGAAACCGGCCAACTCATCGAAGCGATTAATCACTTCACATTCCACCTTCAGAAGCAGCATAATTGGCAGCCAATATGTGGCATCAACGTCTTTTCGTGCCTCCTCATGGCTGCCTACGCATCCGACGGCAATTCTCGTCAGGAGTTTCTCCAAGCTTTGTGCCTCGGTGACATTTCCATTCGGAGTGCCGCTAGAAGCTTAAAGGAGTTCATAGAAGATATAGAACGTGCCGGGAATCTAGTCAACGCGAATTCGATGTGGCACCGACCAGACAGGAGGTTGACTGCTCAGTTCCAGGATGCTATGCAGGACTTCAAGGTTGTTGTAGGAGCAATAGACAGAGACGGTATTGCACGTTTCATCTACAAAGCCACCCAGGGACTCATCGACCCTGATGTATCCGTCTCGTCAGACATGGCGCTAATGCTATACTCTTGTTTCTACTTCAAAGGGAATTGGAAAACACCATTTGACGGCGGAAATACATTCTCTTCGACATTTTACACCTTCCAAGGCGATTCCATGCCATGCGATATGATGACCATGAGCGACTCGTTTGACTATTTGGAAACTTCGACCTACCAAGCACTGATATTACCATATGAACTAGGAGATATGACGGTGTCACAGCCACACTGGGCTGCGCTGTTCGTATTGTCGAAAAATCCTACAGAAGCTGGCCTCCACGAAGCCATAGCCGGAGTGACTCAAGACCCGCATTCATGGTCACTAGTATTCGAGCCCTGTGCCCCAACTGGGATGGATATCTACATTCCAAAGTTCTCTCTCGCTACCAAGAGCGATTTGATCCCTAGTCTACGAAGAATGGGCGTATCCAGCGCGTTACATCCGTCACTTGACTTCTGGGCCACGACTCCTAGGGAGGAAACTTGGATATCGAATATTGAACACATGGTGTATCTGAAGTGTGATGAGTTAGGTACCGAGGTGGCTGCTGTGACGGAGTGCTCTGCAGAAGATGGTTTGGATGAAGGAAACGTGCATTTTATGCTGGATCGACCGTTTTGGATGGCCGTCTTTGATCGAGTGTCGGAGGTGGTACTTTGTTCTGGGGTTGTACAAGATGTTGGAGGGATTGATCGTGCGACTGAGAATTATCCGTCTTGA
- a CDS encoding Forkhead-associated (FHA) domain-containing protein (similar to Metarhizium robertsii ARSEF 23 XP_007820917.1), whose product MAPTDDYDHKSSKRSVRDDDREKGSSHRRSRNSPDGGRHERRRSRDRRRRSRTPDSPDRHRRRRDRGSDRDPERDHGSGPDSRGSRRERSRDNGHSDRRRRRRDHDDQEDNDRKDRRGPVKRGGPLPSQADSFAITKGEEPEKPKEKPNFGNSGSLAAASNSVAQADGTSIILKYHEPSEARKPPARDQWKLFVFKGGDIVDTIDLSLRSCWLVGREMAVVDLPAEHPSISKQHAVIQFRYTEKRNEYGDKIGRVKPYLIDLESANGTILNDSKVPESRYLELRDKDMIQFGNSTREYVVMLAPKD is encoded by the coding sequence ATGGCCCCAACTGACGACTACGACCACAAATCTAGCAAACGCTCCGTCCGCGACGACGACAGAGAGAAAGGAAGCAGCCACAGAAGGTCACGGAATTCTCCGGACGGAGGCCGCCACGAACGACGAAGATCCCGTGACAGAAGACGACGCTCACGAACCCCAGACTCGCCAGACCGGCATCGCCGTCGCCGCGACCGGGGCTCTGACCGTGACCCCGAAAGGGATCATGGTAGCGGTCCCGACAGCCGAGGTAGCAGGCGAGAAAGATCGCGCGATAATGGGCATTCAGACCGCCGAAGACGGCGCAGAGATCACGACGACCAAGAGGACAATGACCGCAAAGACCGTCGAGGCCCTGTGAAGAGAGGTGGACCGCTGCCCTCTCAAGCAGACTCTTTCGCTATCACTAAAGGGGAAGAGCCAGAGAAGCCCAAAGAGAAGCCTAATTTCGGCAACTCTGGCTCACTAGCCGCTGCTTCGAACTCGGTTGCACAAGCTGACGGCACATCCATTATCCTCAAGTACCATGAACCATCTGAGGCTCGGAAGCCACCGGCCCGCGATCAGTGGAAGCTCTTTGTCTTCAAGGGAGGCGATATAGTGGACACTATTGATCTCAgtttgagaagctgctggttGGTTGGACGCGAAATGGCCGTGGTTGACTTGCCAGCTGAGCatcccagcatcagcaaGCAGCACGCCGTGATACAGTTTCGTTATACGGAAAAGCGTAATGAGTACGGAGACAAAATTGGCCGAGTTAAGCCATATCTGATTGATTTGGAGAGCGCTAATGGAACGATACTGAATGATAGCAAAGTCCCTGAGAGTCGTTACCTGGAGCTACgcgacaaggacatgatTCAGTTTGGTAACAGCACGAGAGAATACGTCGTCATGCTGGCACCCAAAGACTAA